In Jatrophihabitans endophyticus, one DNA window encodes the following:
- a CDS encoding ATP-binding cassette domain-containing protein, which translates to MADVIRAEGLVKAYGSVRALDGLDLAVPEGTVLGLLGPNGAGKTTAVRVLTTLLVPDGGTAEVAGVDVVGDPSGVRSRIGLSGQYAAVDEYLTGQENLEMIARLYGYRSRVARARAHELLALFSLTDAADRPVKTYSGGMRRRLDLAGSLVAAPPVLFLDEPTTGLDPRSRNDMWDVLVELVRGGTTLLLTTQYLEEADRLADDIVVIDHGRSIAHGTADELKAQVGGERVEIVVAEREGIAGARDVLAALAPGETVDVDEHTRRLTVAVSGGASTLTEALRRLDAADVALHDVALRRPTLDDVFLTLTGHAAEAPETEPDPGDRPGSDLVEAAP; encoded by the coding sequence GTGGCCGACGTCATCCGTGCCGAGGGGCTCGTGAAGGCCTACGGCAGCGTCCGCGCCCTCGACGGTCTCGACCTGGCCGTGCCCGAGGGCACCGTGCTCGGCCTGCTCGGCCCCAACGGGGCGGGCAAGACCACCGCCGTCCGCGTCCTCACGACCCTGCTCGTCCCCGACGGCGGCACCGCCGAGGTCGCCGGCGTCGACGTGGTCGGCGATCCGTCCGGCGTGCGGTCGCGCATCGGGCTCTCCGGCCAGTACGCCGCGGTCGACGAGTACCTGACGGGGCAGGAGAACCTCGAGATGATCGCGCGGCTCTACGGCTACCGCAGCCGGGTGGCCCGCGCGCGGGCGCACGAGCTGCTCGCGCTGTTCTCGCTCACCGACGCCGCCGACCGGCCGGTCAAGACCTACTCCGGGGGCATGCGGCGCCGCCTCGACCTCGCCGGCTCGCTGGTCGCCGCTCCCCCGGTGCTGTTCCTCGACGAACCGACCACGGGCCTCGACCCACGCAGCCGCAACGACATGTGGGACGTCCTCGTCGAGCTGGTGCGTGGCGGCACCACGCTGCTGCTCACCACCCAGTACCTCGAGGAGGCCGACCGGCTCGCCGATGACATCGTGGTCATCGACCACGGCCGGTCGATCGCGCACGGCACGGCCGACGAGCTCAAGGCGCAGGTGGGCGGCGAGCGCGTCGAGATCGTCGTCGCCGAGCGCGAGGGCATCGCCGGCGCCCGCGACGTCCTCGCCGCGCTCGCGCCGGGCGAGACGGTCGACGTCGACGAGCACACCCGACGGCTCACCGTCGCCGTGTCGGGGGGCGCGAGCACGCTCACCGAGGCACTGCGCCGCCTCGACGCCGCCGACGTCGCCCTGCACGACGTGGCGCTGCGCCGCCCGACGCTCGACGACGTCTTCCTCACCCTCACCGGGCACGCCGCCGAGGCACCCGAGACCGAACCCGACCCGGGCGACCGTCCCGGGTCCGACCTCGTGGAGGCCGCGCCGTGA
- a CDS encoding ABC transporter permease codes for MTASNARTAGLTTTTAVTGEVPRSGRLKAFADGAAVARRNLIKIKRVPDLLVFSTLSPIMFILLFAYVFGSQINVPGISYREFLIPGIFAQTVIFGATITGAGLAEDIQKGIVDRFRSLPMSRSAVLVGRTGSDVLNNLLVIVIMSLTGLLVGWRIRSSVGEAIGGFLLLLAFAYAISWMMALVGLIVPSPEVVNNASFMLVFPLTFVANTFVPTNKFPSVLQTIANWNPVSSVTAASRELFGNTTDRVPAPKDWSLQHPVLYTLSWIVVILAVFVPLSIRQYKRAASR; via the coding sequence GTGACCGCGTCGAACGCCCGCACCGCCGGGCTCACCACCACCACGGCCGTCACCGGCGAGGTCCCCCGGTCGGGGCGGCTCAAGGCCTTCGCCGACGGCGCCGCGGTTGCGCGCCGCAACCTGATCAAGATCAAGCGGGTGCCCGACCTGCTGGTCTTCTCCACGCTGTCGCCGATCATGTTCATCCTGCTGTTCGCGTACGTGTTCGGCAGCCAGATCAACGTGCCGGGCATCAGCTACCGGGAGTTCCTCATCCCGGGGATCTTCGCGCAGACGGTCATCTTCGGCGCCACCATCACCGGCGCCGGCCTGGCGGAGGACATCCAGAAGGGCATCGTCGACCGGTTCCGCTCGCTGCCGATGTCGCGCTCGGCCGTGCTCGTCGGTCGCACCGGCAGCGACGTGCTGAACAACCTGCTCGTCATCGTGATCATGTCGCTCACCGGGTTGCTGGTGGGGTGGCGCATCCGCTCCTCGGTCGGCGAGGCGATCGGCGGTTTCCTGCTGCTGCTCGCCTTCGCGTACGCGATCAGCTGGATGATGGCGCTGGTCGGGCTGATCGTGCCGAGCCCCGAGGTCGTGAACAACGCGTCGTTCATGCTCGTCTTCCCGCTGACCTTCGTCGCCAACACCTTCGTACCGACGAACAAGTTCCCGAGCGTGCTGCAGACGATCGCGAACTGGAACCCGGTCTCGTCGGTCACCGCCGCGTCGCGCGAGCTGTTCGGCAACACCACCGATCGCGTGCCGGCCCCGAAGGACTGGTCGCTGCAGCACCCCGTGCTCTACACGCTCAGCTGGATCGTCGTGATCCTCGCCGTCTTCGTCCCGCTGTCGATACGGCAGTACAAGCGCGCCGCGAGCCGCTGA
- a CDS encoding haloacid dehalogenase type II — MAVIVFDVNETLSDLAPLGERFVDVGAPGGLLATWFASTLRDGDALGLAGTPRPFADVARGVLATLWSQLPELRRDPDEATEHVLAGFTSLAVHPDVVPGVGELAVSGHRLVTLSNGARSVAAGLLERAGVAGSFEALLSVEDDDAPGPWKPDPRAYHYAAQVCGVEPGELVLVAVHPWDLHGARRAGLRSAYVNRTGAPWPAVFDRPDVEVGALTELAAAL, encoded by the coding sequence ATGGCCGTGATCGTCTTCGACGTGAACGAGACGCTGTCGGACCTCGCGCCGCTCGGCGAGCGCTTCGTCGACGTCGGCGCGCCCGGCGGGCTGCTCGCGACGTGGTTCGCGAGCACGCTGCGCGACGGCGACGCCCTCGGCCTCGCCGGGACGCCCCGGCCGTTCGCCGACGTGGCGCGCGGGGTGCTCGCGACGCTGTGGTCGCAGCTGCCCGAGCTGCGCCGCGACCCCGACGAGGCGACCGAGCACGTGCTGGCCGGCTTCACGTCCTTGGCCGTGCACCCCGACGTCGTGCCCGGCGTCGGCGAGCTGGCCGTGAGCGGCCACCGCCTCGTCACGCTGTCCAACGGCGCCCGGTCGGTCGCCGCGGGCCTGCTCGAGCGGGCCGGCGTCGCGGGCTCGTTCGAGGCCCTGCTCAGCGTCGAGGACGACGACGCGCCCGGTCCGTGGAAGCCCGACCCGCGCGCCTACCACTACGCGGCGCAGGTGTGCGGGGTCGAGCCGGGCGAGCTCGTCCTCGTCGCCGTGCATCCCTGGGACCTGCACGGCGCGCGCCGCGCGGGGCTGCGCAGCGCCTACGTCAACCGCACCGGCGCGCCGTGGCCGGCCGTCTTCGACCGCCCCGACGTCGAGGTGGGCGCGTTGACCGAGCTCGCCGCGGCGCTCTGA